The following are encoded together in the Bradysia coprophila strain Holo2 unplaced genomic scaffold, BU_Bcop_v1 contig_94, whole genome shotgun sequence genome:
- the LOC119085454 gene encoding 40S ribosomal protein S20-like: MASAAKDIEKSKQDVPQVHRIRITLTSKNVRSLEKVCADLISGAKKQKLRVKGPVRMPTKTLRITTRKTPCGEGSKTWDRFQMRIHKRIIDLHSPSEIVKQITSINIEPGVEVEVTIADA, encoded by the exons ATG GCATCGGCAGCAAAAGATATTGAAAAATCGAAACAAGATGTGCCACAAGTGCATCGCATTCGTATCACCTTGACGTCGAAGAACGTACGTTCTCTGGAGAAAGTATGTGCCGATTTGATTAGCGGTGCCAAGAAACAGAAACTCCGTGTCAAGGGACCTGTACGTATGCCAACCAAAACATTGCGCATCACAACGCGTAAGACACCTTGCGGTGAAGGTTCGAAGACTTGGGATCGCTTCCAG ATGCGAATCCACAAGCGAATCATTGATTTGCACTCTCCGTCCGAGATTGTAAAGCAAATCACCTCGATCAACATCGAACCGGGTGTTGAAGTTGAAGTCACCATTGCCGATGCTTAA